A region from the Prevotella melaninogenica genome encodes:
- a CDS encoding GtrA family protein produces the protein MLRNGIKDKNKFGEIVRFIIVGSSAAAIQYATYLLLIYWLQPLFANTIAYLISFTFNYIASTHYTFRVKSTTKRGAGFVFSHIINYLLQSGCLKLFLWLGFSKQIALIPMFAICVPINFLLVRFFLRKK, from the coding sequence ATGCTAAGAAATGGGATAAAAGACAAGAATAAGTTCGGTGAAATCGTACGTTTCATCATCGTTGGATCATCTGCGGCGGCCATTCAATATGCCACTTACCTGCTACTGATTTACTGGTTACAGCCTCTTTTTGCAAATACTATTGCTTATCTCATTAGCTTTACATTCAACTATATCGCATCTACCCATTACACTTTCCGTGTAAAGTCAACAACGAAACGAGGAGCAGGGTTTGTCTTTTCACATATCATCAACTATCTCTTACAGAGTGGTTGCCTAAAGCTCTTCCTTTGGTTAGGCTTCAGCAAGCAGATAGCATTGATTCCTATGTTCGCTATCTGTGTACCGATCAACTTCCTTTTAGTGCGTTTTTTCTTACGTAAGAAGTAA
- a CDS encoding HAD family hydrolase, which produces MRKIYAFDFDGTLTTKDTLLEFIRFAKGSGQMLLGFLLFSPLLILMKLHLYSNGKVKQKIFSYFFKGVKNDAFNALCTRFAQQNKHLLRPAGVEKVRKAIEEEHATVLIISASIDNWVRPFFDETDKKIQILGTQIETKEGSLTGRFTTKNCYGQEKVNRLTALYPHREAYDLIAFGDSRGDKELLDFADKGYYKPFRK; this is translated from the coding sequence ATGAGAAAGATATATGCTTTCGACTTCGATGGCACACTGACTACTAAGGACACTCTCCTTGAATTTATCCGCTTTGCAAAAGGAAGTGGACAGATGCTTTTGGGCTTTCTACTCTTTTCTCCCCTACTTATCCTGATGAAGTTACACCTTTATTCTAATGGGAAAGTAAAACAGAAGATATTCTCATACTTCTTCAAAGGCGTAAAAAATGACGCTTTCAACGCACTCTGCACACGTTTTGCACAGCAAAACAAACATCTGCTTCGCCCTGCTGGAGTAGAAAAAGTAAGGAAGGCTATTGAAGAGGAGCACGCAACAGTACTCATCATCAGTGCAAGTATCGACAACTGGGTACGACCTTTTTTCGATGAAACCGACAAAAAGATACAGATATTAGGAACTCAAATTGAAACTAAGGAAGGTAGCCTAACAGGACGATTTACCACCAAGAACTGCTACGGACAAGAGAAAGTAAACCGCCTAACAGCACTTTATCCACATCGAGAAGCCTACGACTTAATAGCTTTCGGTGACAGTAGAGGCGATAAAGAACTACTTGACTTTGCCGACAAAGGCTATTACAAACCTTTCAGAAAATAA
- a CDS encoding decaprenyl-phosphate phosphoribosyltransferase, with product MRNLIQLIRPHQWIKNLIVLLPVFFGGALLRWNAVYAGLITTLAFSLTASSIYCLNDIIDINDDRQHPVKRNRPLASGAVSIVQGYILMGLMFILSMTSTFLLPSHQVETASVILFYWLLNIAYCLRLKRYAIIDVCIVAFGFVLRILAGGYATNIQLSKWIVLMTFLLMLFLSFAKRRDDVVRMNETGHAPRQNTIRYNLTFINQAITITASVTLVCYIMYTMSPETIQNFHTDYLYLTSVFVLLGLLRYIQISVVDKKSGDPTKVMIHDRFMQLTVLAFGLTFLFIIYVLKNIQ from the coding sequence ATGAGAAATCTCATACAGTTAATTCGCCCACATCAGTGGATAAAGAACCTCATTGTTCTTCTCCCAGTATTCTTCGGAGGAGCATTGCTACGGTGGAATGCCGTTTATGCAGGACTGATTACAACCCTTGCGTTTAGTCTAACAGCCTCTTCAATCTACTGTCTCAATGACATTATAGATATCAACGATGACCGCCAACATCCTGTAAAACGCAACCGTCCGTTGGCATCAGGTGCGGTAAGCATCGTACAAGGTTATATCTTGATGGGATTGATGTTCATCTTATCGATGACTTCGACGTTTTTGTTACCTTCCCACCAAGTTGAAACGGCCAGCGTGATACTCTTCTACTGGTTATTAAACATTGCCTATTGCCTACGACTAAAACGCTATGCGATCATCGACGTGTGTATCGTTGCTTTCGGATTTGTACTTCGTATTCTTGCAGGAGGATATGCAACAAACATACAACTGAGTAAGTGGATTGTGCTCATGACATTCTTGCTAATGCTCTTCTTATCGTTTGCAAAACGACGTGATGACGTAGTGAGAATGAATGAGACAGGGCACGCACCACGCCAAAACACGATTCGTTATAACCTCACCTTCATCAATCAGGCTATCACGATAACAGCAAGTGTAACCCTCGTGTGTTACATTATGTACACCATGAGTCCTGAAACAATTCAGAACTTTCATACAGATTACCTTTATCTAACCAGTGTTTTCGTACTCTTAGGACTGTTGCGTTATATTCAGATTTCAGTAGTTGACAAGAAAAGTGGTGACCCAACGAAGGTGATGATACACGATCGCTTTATGCAACTCACCGTCTTAGCCTTTGGTTTGACATTCCTCTTCATTATTTACGTACTTAAGAATATCCAATAG
- a CDS encoding acyltransferase family protein, producing MKIKDIELANISRYRGELMGAAMLFVILFHVSLPREDLFFGLRRMGNIGVDIFLFLSGMGLWFSWTKTPSFRHFYIRRLLRIYPAWFIIACLYYIPDYLCPDLVGHSGQSTSFIDLIGDITINWDFWLHDELTFWYIPAIIFLYLVSPFYMNLIIKHPIYRWLPVMMIMWCILVQYVTPIHNALGHLEIFWSRIPIFFIGINIAAAVKRKETMDGTSIWMIWLMFIMALAASIFLEQEKHGHFPLFLERMLYIPLTITTILLLNRVFRRTPKVINKAFKFIGALSLEAYLIHAHFVLDYVEKYNWSYWTTFLVTTVTTLVLAWLLHTILERVITPIEKRIK from the coding sequence ATGAAGATAAAAGACATCGAATTAGCTAACATAAGCCGCTATCGTGGTGAATTGATGGGAGCAGCCATGCTCTTCGTCATCCTCTTTCATGTCAGTTTGCCAAGAGAAGACCTATTCTTCGGATTAAGAAGGATGGGGAATATTGGTGTAGACATCTTCCTTTTCCTTAGCGGTATGGGACTCTGGTTCTCATGGACCAAGACTCCTTCATTTCGACATTTTTATATCCGCCGTCTCTTACGTATTTATCCGGCATGGTTCATCATAGCTTGTCTATATTATATCCCAGATTATCTCTGCCCTGACCTCGTAGGACATAGCGGACAAAGCACGAGTTTCATCGATCTCATCGGTGATATAACAATAAACTGGGACTTCTGGCTACACGACGAGTTAACGTTCTGGTATATCCCTGCCATCATCTTTCTCTATCTTGTTAGTCCGTTTTATATGAACCTTATCATCAAGCATCCGATTTATCGATGGCTACCTGTGATGATGATTATGTGGTGTATCCTTGTACAGTATGTCACGCCCATCCATAACGCATTAGGTCATTTGGAGATATTTTGGAGTCGTATACCTATCTTCTTCATTGGAATCAACATTGCGGCAGCGGTGAAACGAAAGGAGACAATGGATGGAACATCCATCTGGATGATATGGTTAATGTTCATAATGGCGCTCGCAGCAAGCATTTTCCTCGAACAAGAAAAGCACGGACATTTCCCACTCTTCCTCGAAAGAATGCTCTATATCCCTCTTACCATTACAACGATACTCCTTCTGAACCGTGTCTTCCGGAGAACGCCAAAGGTGATAAACAAAGCGTTCAAGTTCATTGGGGCATTAAGTTTAGAAGCGTATCTAATTCATGCACACTTTGTTTTGGACTATGTGGAGAAATACAACTGGTCTTACTGGACTACTTTCTTAGTAACAACTGTCACCACACTGGTTTTAGCATGGCTTCTACACACGATACTTGAACGAGTCATAACCCCCATAGAGAAAAGGATAAAATGA
- a CDS encoding acyltransferase family protein, with amino-acid sequence MECNALRGLAIIGIFLHNYCHWLRPVVKENEYQYFQRNVDGLYQVLQGSWNELFFFHILSFFGHYGVPVFLFLSAYGLTMKYEKRAIVTPTNNQYTERKLPLFGFIKYHWLKLFRMMIVGFVAFTMVDAMTIDQHHYKVMDIIGQMGLFNNLLPHPDDIIWPGPYWFFGLMIQLYIVYRLLLYHRHWAWNMTLIVLCFAIQIACDPESDALNRWRYNFVGGMLPFGAGLLYARYVCPWSTATNLVAFILSVFAIVLMSFSYLTWYFVPLAVCIASITFVKLLSRLEAIIDCKNLSLMNILSWVGSISAALFICHPITRKIFIPISKEGDYWTGLLLYIIASLCLAWLFKELMKKIPSPKLK; translated from the coding sequence ATGGAATGTAACGCATTGCGTGGACTTGCTATCATTGGCATCTTCCTGCATAACTACTGCCATTGGCTGCGACCAGTGGTGAAAGAGAACGAATATCAATACTTCCAACGTAATGTAGACGGACTTTATCAGGTGCTCCAAGGTTCATGGAATGAACTTTTCTTCTTTCACATACTATCTTTCTTTGGGCACTATGGTGTACCCGTATTCCTCTTTCTGTCAGCTTATGGCTTGACAATGAAGTATGAAAAGAGAGCTATTGTAACTCCTACTAACAATCAGTACACAGAAAGAAAACTCCCGCTCTTCGGTTTCATCAAATACCATTGGCTGAAACTCTTCCGCATGATGATTGTCGGCTTCGTTGCTTTTACAATGGTTGACGCTATGACCATAGATCAGCATCATTACAAGGTGATGGACATTATCGGACAAATGGGACTTTTCAACAATCTTCTTCCCCACCCTGACGACATTATTTGGCCAGGCCCATACTGGTTCTTTGGACTTATGATTCAGCTATATATCGTCTATCGACTACTGCTTTATCACCGTCATTGGGCATGGAATATGACATTGATAGTCCTATGCTTTGCTATTCAAATAGCTTGTGACCCAGAAAGTGATGCTTTGAACAGATGGAGATACAACTTTGTCGGTGGAATGTTACCCTTCGGTGCTGGTCTGCTTTACGCAAGATACGTGTGCCCATGGAGTACAGCAACTAACCTTGTCGCCTTTATCCTGTCAGTGTTTGCGATTGTATTGATGAGCTTCAGCTATCTGACATGGTATTTTGTGCCTCTCGCTGTCTGCATCGCTTCCATTACATTCGTGAAGCTTTTAAGTCGCTTAGAAGCAATTATTGATTGTAAAAACCTATCGTTAATGAACATTCTGTCATGGGTTGGCAGCATTTCAGCAGCCCTCTTTATCTGTCACCCTATCACAAGGAAGATATTTATCCCTATCTCTAAAGAAGGCGATTATTGGACAGGACTTCTTCTATACATCATTGCTTCGCTCTGCTTAGCATGGTTATTTAAGGAGTTAATGAAGAAGATTCCGAGTCCCAAACTGAAATAA
- a CDS encoding phosphoethanolamine transferase, which yields MNFAKYAVSLLNKAYQPIKDNASFFFFMYLIGILVSYAELPTNNPHAAVYSNLWLELFLDLYIICIILSLIPLKIRRWIRAFLYIIAYGTSLIDLFCWVKFQSTLNPSMLLLVGETDEREASEFFSSYFTSDLILSSVGLLLLVMLIHILTTFLKKVKLPPAISYRITIVKQIINHSYYILGGICIVILGWAIEASAHNKKEMVQMFSLDTIGSVEHELTTDDCTQFYLPVYRLAFSIFSNELASQQIDRLIEAKDKMSVDSCSFKSPNIVLIIGESYGKHHSQQYGYFMPTTPRQIKREKSGLLIPFKDVVAPWNLTSFVFKNVFSLHVVGQKGDWCDYPLFPSLFRKAGYHVTFITNQFLPKAKQAVYDFSGGFFLNHPELSEAMFDSRNTQLYRFDRGLLDDYDKNQQEHNTNHNLIIFHLLGQHVKYKQRFPSDRRHFKAEDYAKKRADLDGKQRQMLADYDNAVLYNDSIVDAIISRFENKDAIIIYMPDHGEECYEGNRGFICRKHSAAIDYDLAHYEFEIPFWVYCSHKYVTNHPEIFHEIIGAKKRRFMTDALPHMLLYLAGIHTKDYHAEYNILSPQYNENRPRILKNTTDYDKLIRPSEKETTLKRK from the coding sequence ATGAATTTTGCTAAATACGCAGTCAGCTTATTGAATAAGGCATATCAGCCTATTAAGGACAACGCCTCATTCTTTTTCTTTATGTACCTTATCGGTATATTAGTATCGTATGCGGAGTTGCCTACCAACAACCCCCATGCTGCTGTATATAGTAATCTTTGGTTAGAGTTATTCCTTGACCTTTATATCATCTGTATCATTCTATCGCTGATACCTCTAAAGATTCGCCGTTGGATTCGTGCTTTTTTGTATATCATCGCTTACGGAACAAGTCTTATTGACCTCTTCTGTTGGGTAAAGTTCCAATCAACACTCAATCCGTCAATGCTCCTACTTGTCGGCGAGACGGATGAGCGTGAGGCAAGCGAGTTTTTCAGCAGCTATTTTACCTCCGACCTTATCCTCTCAAGTGTAGGATTACTACTGCTTGTTATGCTTATTCATATCCTAACAACATTTCTAAAGAAGGTAAAACTGCCACCAGCTATCAGCTACAGAATCACGATCGTCAAGCAAATCATCAACCACAGCTATTACATCCTTGGTGGTATTTGTATCGTAATTCTTGGATGGGCGATAGAAGCCTCAGCCCATAACAAGAAAGAAATGGTACAGATGTTCTCTTTAGACACCATCGGTTCTGTGGAACATGAACTAACAACAGATGACTGCACACAGTTCTATTTACCCGTTTACCGACTTGCCTTCAGTATCTTCTCCAACGAGTTGGCATCGCAACAAATCGACCGACTCATCGAAGCAAAAGACAAGATGAGTGTAGATAGCTGTTCCTTCAAATCGCCAAATATTGTCCTTATCATCGGTGAAAGCTATGGGAAGCACCATTCGCAACAGTATGGTTATTTCATGCCGACAACTCCACGACAGATTAAGCGTGAAAAGTCTGGTTTGCTTATACCGTTTAAGGATGTCGTAGCACCGTGGAATCTGACGAGCTTCGTCTTTAAGAATGTCTTTTCCCTACACGTTGTTGGACAAAAAGGCGACTGGTGTGACTATCCTCTCTTTCCTTCATTATTCCGCAAAGCAGGCTATCATGTAACCTTCATTACCAATCAGTTCTTGCCAAAGGCTAAGCAGGCTGTATATGATTTTAGCGGTGGATTCTTCTTGAATCATCCAGAACTTTCGGAGGCAATGTTCGATTCCCGAAACACTCAATTATATCGATTTGATCGTGGTTTGCTCGATGATTACGATAAAAATCAGCAAGAACACAATACCAATCACAATCTCATTATCTTCCATCTGCTCGGACAGCATGTTAAATATAAACAACGTTTCCCGAGCGACCGTCGCCACTTTAAGGCAGAAGATTATGCGAAGAAACGTGCAGATCTTGACGGGAAACAACGACAAATGTTGGCTGATTATGACAATGCTGTCCTATATAATGACTCGATCGTTGATGCTATTATCAGTCGTTTCGAGAATAAAGATGCTATCATTATCTATATGCCTGATCATGGTGAAGAGTGCTATGAGGGTAATCGAGGCTTCATCTGTCGTAAACACTCAGCAGCCATTGACTATGATTTGGCACACTATGAGTTTGAAATCCCATTCTGGGTCTACTGTTCCCACAAGTATGTCACTAATCATCCAGAGATTTTCCATGAAATCATCGGTGCCAAGAAACGACGTTTTATGACCGATGCCCTACCGCACATGCTACTTTATTTGGCAGGTATTCATACAAAAGATTATCATGCTGAGTATAATATTCTTAGTCCACAATACAACGAAAATCGACCAAGAATACTCAAGAACACAACCGATTACGATAAACTTATCCGCCCTTCTGAAAAGGAAACAACCCTTAAAAGAAAATAA